A window of Thermoleophilia bacterium contains these coding sequences:
- a CDS encoding CoB--CoM heterodisulfide reductase iron-sulfur subunit B family protein: MTVAYYPGCSLEHSSAEFDVSTRKLLALLGVEFKEVPDWTCCGSTPAHMVDHLLAQALAARNLRQASEVANEMVIPCPSCYQREKNAEVEIHADEELRAEVNKILDRPYTGRVTVYSLPEFLLKFVGEEKIASLVKVDLSQLKVVPYYGCLLGRPQELVGDTDPEQPMAMDLLLQAAGVDVKWWNYKTECCGSSIGMPKAEIQRRLSGKILQQALNAGAEAIVVCCPLCHVNLDLKQAQINKFLGTSYNVPILYLSQVLGLALGLSPDDVMLKKNVVDPEPLIKKAIAEAAAIKAEAERKAAEKAAKAAAREAAAQEAPTPAPTATAAGAMTRDQTATGVPASDTEEQP; this comes from the coding sequence ATGACCGTCGCCTACTATCCCGGCTGCTCGCTGGAGCATTCCTCGGCAGAATTCGATGTTTCCACCCGCAAACTGCTCGCTCTTCTTGGCGTGGAGTTCAAGGAAGTGCCCGACTGGACCTGCTGCGGCTCTACTCCTGCCCACATGGTGGACCATCTTCTTGCCCAGGCTTTGGCTGCCCGCAACCTACGGCAGGCCAGCGAAGTGGCGAACGAGATGGTCATCCCCTGCCCCTCTTGTTATCAGCGGGAGAAGAACGCGGAGGTTGAGATCCACGCTGACGAAGAGCTGCGGGCCGAGGTCAACAAGATCTTGGACCGCCCGTACACCGGCCGGGTGACCGTCTACTCGCTGCCGGAGTTTCTGCTTAAGTTTGTAGGCGAAGAGAAGATCGCTTCCCTCGTGAAGGTCGATCTTTCCCAGCTCAAGGTGGTGCCGTATTACGGTTGCCTATTGGGTAGACCCCAGGAGCTGGTGGGCGACACAGATCCGGAACAACCCATGGCCATGGACCTGCTTCTGCAGGCGGCCGGTGTGGACGTGAAGTGGTGGAACTACAAGACCGAGTGCTGTGGTTCCAGCATCGGCATGCCCAAGGCAGAGATTCAGAGACGGCTCTCGGGCAAAATCCTGCAGCAAGCGCTCAATGCCGGAGCGGAGGCTATAGTGGTCTGCTGCCCGTTGTGTCACGTGAATCTCGATCTTAAGCAGGCGCAGATCAACAAGTTCCTGGGCACTAGTTATAACGTGCCAATCCTATATCTCTCTCAGGTGCTTGGTCTGGCCCTGGGATTGAGCCCCGATGACGTGATGCTCAAGAAGAACGTGGTTGATCCCGAGCCGCTTATCAAGAAAGCCATTGCCGAGGCAGCAGCCATCAAGGCGGAGGCAGAACGCAAGGCAGCGGAGAAGGCGGCTAAGGCAGCGGCGCGAGAGGCAGCCGCTCAGGAGGCGCCGACACCAGCGCCTACAGCGACTGCGGCGGGCGCGATGACTCGCGACCAGACTGCGACAGGCGTGCCTGCTTCGGACACGGAGGAACAGCCATGA
- a CDS encoding CoB--CoM heterodisulfide reductase iron-sulfur subunit A family protein, which yields MRIGVFVCHCGSNIAGTVDVAEVARRALSLKDVVHAENIMYTCSEPGQAAIQRAIREKNLDRVVVAACSPHMHEVTFRRCVEAGGINPYLFEMANIREHCSWIHTDMPVATEKAWDIVKMAVAKARRLEPLFANEVEVCKDVLVIGGGVAGIQAALDLADAGLKVTIVEKETTIGGVMAKLDKTFPTIDCSACILTPRMVDCAQHENIELMTYSEVEKVSGYVGNFTVDIRRKAAKVDWTKCIGCEICVQKCPSKAPDKFNAYLEPTKAIYIPFPQAVPKRAAIQVDYCRYFQTGKCRVCERVCPAGAIDYEQQDQIIQKRFGAIVVATGLDVFPWEQHYHEYGSGKIKDVISGLQYERMLNASGPYGGHVHRPSNGEEPKTVVFIQCVGSRDESVNRPYCSSVCCMYTAKQALLTKDHCGMDTEVYVFYIDIRATGKGYEEFIKRVQTEFGVKYVRGRVSKLYEENGKVIVRGVDTLLGEQVEIAADLVVLASGIQAAPGAKELAQKLNISYDEFGFLKEGHPKLRPVDTNTAGVFLAGACQGPKDIPATVAQASATAAKVVGLLAKDKLKTSPMIAVVDQKNCVACWKCLEVCPFSAPEKQEVRPGDFRSHVIETVCQGCGVCVATCPVNCISLKGFTTEAILEQIEEVLLT from the coding sequence ATGAGGATCGGGGTTTTTGTCTGTCACTGCGGCAGCAACATTGCCGGTACCGTGGACGTGGCTGAGGTAGCCCGGCGCGCTCTTTCCCTCAAGGACGTCGTCCACGCCGAGAACATCATGTATACCTGTTCCGAGCCGGGACAGGCTGCCATCCAGAGGGCAATCCGGGAAAAGAATCTTGACCGCGTGGTGGTGGCGGCTTGCTCACCCCACATGCACGAGGTGACCTTCCGCCGGTGCGTGGAGGCTGGAGGCATCAATCCCTACCTGTTCGAGATGGCCAACATCCGGGAGCACTGCTCTTGGATCCACACCGACATGCCTGTGGCCACCGAGAAAGCCTGGGACATCGTCAAGATGGCGGTGGCCAAGGCGCGGCGGCTCGAACCGCTCTTCGCCAACGAGGTCGAGGTCTGCAAAGACGTGCTCGTCATCGGCGGCGGGGTGGCAGGTATTCAGGCGGCGCTTGATCTGGCTGACGCTGGCCTCAAGGTCACCATCGTAGAGAAAGAGACCACCATCGGCGGGGTCATGGCCAAGCTCGACAAGACCTTCCCCACCATCGACTGTTCGGCCTGCATTCTTACTCCGCGCATGGTGGACTGCGCACAGCACGAGAACATCGAGCTTATGACTTACTCTGAAGTAGAGAAGGTCTCGGGCTACGTGGGCAACTTCACGGTAGACATCCGCCGCAAGGCGGCCAAGGTCGACTGGACCAAGTGTATCGGCTGCGAGATTTGTGTACAGAAGTGCCCCTCCAAGGCGCCGGACAAGTTCAATGCTTATCTTGAGCCCACCAAGGCCATCTACATCCCCTTCCCCCAGGCGGTGCCGAAGCGGGCGGCCATCCAGGTGGACTACTGCCGGTACTTCCAGACTGGTAAGTGTAGGGTGTGTGAGCGGGTCTGCCCGGCGGGGGCCATCGACTACGAGCAGCAGGACCAGATAATCCAGAAGCGTTTCGGCGCGATCGTGGTGGCGACGGGTCTAGACGTCTTCCCGTGGGAACAGCACTACCACGAGTACGGCTCGGGCAAGATCAAAGACGTGATCTCCGGGCTTCAGTATGAGCGGATGCTAAACGCTTCTGGTCCTTATGGCGGACACGTACACCGGCCGTCTAACGGGGAGGAACCTAAGACGGTAGTTTTCATCCAGTGCGTGGGCTCACGTGATGAGTCGGTCAATCGGCCCTACTGTTCAAGCGTCTGCTGCATGTATACCGCTAAGCAGGCACTACTCACCAAGGACCACTGCGGCATGGACACCGAGGTCTATGTCTTCTACATAGACATCCGAGCCACTGGAAAGGGCTATGAGGAGTTCATCAAGCGGGTCCAGACAGAATTCGGGGTCAAGTACGTGCGGGGGCGTGTCTCCAAACTTTACGAGGAGAACGGCAAGGTCATTGTGCGCGGCGTGGACACGCTGCTGGGCGAACAAGTAGAGATCGCCGCCGATCTCGTGGTGTTGGCTTCCGGTATCCAGGCCGCGCCGGGGGCGAAGGAACTTGCTCAGAAGCTCAACATCAGCTACGACGAGTTCGGGTTCCTTAAAGAAGGCCACCCCAAGCTGCGGCCAGTGGATACCAACACGGCTGGCGTCTTCCTGGCTGGTGCCTGCCAAGGGCCCAAGGATATCCCCGCCACGGTGGCGCAGGCGTCGGCGACCGCGGCCAAGGTGGTTGGTCTCCTGGCCAAGGACAAGCTCAAGACCTCGCCCATGATCGCGGTGGTCGATCAGAAGAACTGTGTGGCCTGTTGGAAGTGTCTCGAGGTGTGCCCGTTTAGCGCTCCTGAAAAGCAGGAAGTGCGGCCGGGCGACTTTAGAAGCCACGTTATCGAGACAGTGTGCCAGGGCTGTGGCGTATGCGTGGCTACCTGCCCGGTCAACTGTATCTCGCTCAAAGGCTTTACGACCGAAGCGATCCTCGAGCAGATCGAGGAAGTTCTTTTGACTTGA
- a CDS encoding hydrogenase iron-sulfur subunit: MAENTNIQASGAASGAAPGGGAPTGSAAPTSGKRPVKIVGIVCNWCSYAGADTAGVGRFRQPPNVRLVRVPCTGRIDPLFALKAFQKGADGVLISGCHPGDCHYSEGNYYARRRFELLERMVHYLGIPKERFRWTWVSASEGQRWQQVVSEFVAAVEKLGPREGRAL; the protein is encoded by the coding sequence ATGGCTGAAAACACAAACATCCAGGCCAGCGGCGCCGCCTCCGGGGCTGCGCCCGGCGGCGGCGCCCCCACTGGTAGTGCCGCCCCGACCTCGGGCAAGCGCCCGGTCAAGATCGTGGGCATTGTCTGCAACTGGTGTAGCTACGCTGGGGCCGACACCGCGGGGGTAGGTCGCTTCAGGCAGCCCCCCAACGTGCGTCTGGTCCGCGTACCCTGCACCGGCCGGATCGATCCATTGTTTGCGCTGAAGGCCTTCCAGAAGGGAGCCGACGGCGTGCTCATAAGCGGCTGCCACCCAGGTGACTGTCATTATTCGGAAGGCAACTACTACGCTCGGCGGCGGTTTGAACTGCTTGAGCGCATGGTGCACTACCTGGGTATTCCCAAGGAGCGTTTCCGCTGGACCTGGGTCTCGGCTTCTGAGGGCCAGCGCTGGCAGCAAGTGGTATCAGAGTTCGTGGCCGCGGTGGAGAAACTCGGGCCTCGGGAAGGGAGGGCCCTGTGA
- a CDS encoding Coenzyme F420 hydrogenase/dehydrogenase, beta subunit C-terminal domain, which yields MSRQDHIREFAAKALSEGRIDYFIGWKQGYSSSEVVPAFVKDPAQVEELLWNPLCHHNLVTFVKRNMPDPPGAKIGLCVKGCDSRTLVALLQEALVDKERLYVVGVPCDGIVDRRKLEKEFKDEIIDIAFPEKGKVVVTTAKGETKEFAQDQVLLESCKRCRYPNPVYADDTAGPLVEEPDRDQAPDFSDIAEYENLSDEDKQAFLERIYSTCIRCFACVHVCPVCVCWDRCVNRSRQPEWVEQKVDTKENLFFQVIHMFHVAGRCPSCGACDRACPVEIPLYLLHRKMNKEIYDMFRFEPGVKLDEKPVFQVFDLNDRFGD from the coding sequence GTGAGCCGCCAAGACCATATCCGCGAGTTTGCTGCCAAAGCTCTTTCTGAGGGACGGATCGACTACTTCATCGGTTGGAAGCAGGGCTACAGCAGCTCGGAAGTTGTGCCAGCTTTTGTGAAGGATCCCGCGCAGGTCGAAGAGCTGCTCTGGAACCCTCTCTGCCACCACAACCTGGTGACTTTCGTCAAGCGCAACATGCCTGACCCGCCAGGAGCCAAGATCGGTCTCTGCGTCAAGGGCTGCGACAGCCGTACCTTGGTGGCCTTGCTCCAGGAGGCGTTGGTCGACAAGGAAAGGCTTTACGTGGTGGGCGTGCCGTGCGACGGCATAGTCGACCGTCGCAAGCTTGAAAAGGAGTTCAAAGACGAGATCATCGACATCGCCTTTCCAGAAAAAGGGAAGGTCGTGGTCACCACGGCTAAGGGTGAGACCAAGGAGTTCGCCCAGGACCAGGTGCTGCTTGAGTCCTGCAAGCGGTGTCGCTACCCCAACCCAGTTTACGCAGACGATACGGCGGGACCACTGGTAGAGGAGCCCGATCGCGACCAGGCTCCTGACTTCAGTGACATCGCCGAATACGAAAACCTTTCTGACGAAGACAAGCAGGCTTTCCTCGAACGCATCTACTCCACCTGCATCCGCTGTTTTGCCTGCGTTCACGTGTGCCCGGTGTGTGTCTGTTGGGACCGGTGCGTGAACCGCTCGCGGCAGCCGGAATGGGTGGAGCAGAAAGTGGACACCAAGGAAAACCTGTTTTTCCAAGTGATCCACATGTTCCATGTGGCTGGGCGGTGCCCGTCGTGTGGGGCTTGCGACCGTGCTTGTCCAGTGGAGATCCCGCTCTACCTTCTCCACCGCAAGATGAATAAGGAGATCTATGACATGTTCCGCTTTGAGCCCGGCGTGAAGCTGGACGAGAAGCCGGTATTCCAGGTGTTCGACCTCAACGATCGGTTTGGCGACTAG
- a CDS encoding 4Fe-4S dicluster domain-containing protein, with product MAAKFLKREDLPAFLASLAQSGRVIAPVKTNGLVQFEPWTPDKQVELEVLLAKQSPKEWVFPQTEKYLEFKYGKVMPEAAAAPAGGAAGVEDTASTEDAAGAPSAAVPLPTVEVQVLNEAPAQVIFGLRPCDARGFVQMDQVFGGYGGFYFDPFYNARRAATTLLVVACAEPRSTCFCTAVGGCPAGREGADAIFIPVEGGFLVDTLTEKGEAATSKFSGLSEASDAQKVQAAEVEAQAITKVAAPFALEGLRDRLHDNIDDPRWRELCMRCISCGTCTYVCPSCYCFSINDELVESCGERYRVWDNCFNPIYTEETSGHNPRAEKFKRFRNRFSHKFWYYPDKYDSLLCSGCGRCIMHCPTRIDIREVLRVMGAAPEVAEAAAGAPAQAEGKEA from the coding sequence ATGGCAGCCAAGTTTCTAAAGCGAGAAGACCTGCCGGCTTTCCTTGCCTCGCTGGCCCAGAGCGGACGCGTGATCGCGCCCGTCAAGACAAACGGGCTAGTGCAGTTTGAGCCCTGGACGCCGGATAAGCAAGTAGAGCTAGAGGTGCTGCTAGCCAAGCAGTCGCCCAAGGAATGGGTTTTCCCGCAGACAGAAAAGTACCTTGAGTTCAAATACGGCAAAGTGATGCCGGAAGCTGCGGCTGCTCCCGCAGGCGGAGCCGCGGGTGTGGAGGACACTGCGAGCACCGAAGATGCGGCCGGGGCGCCGTCTGCTGCTGTGCCCCTCCCGACGGTGGAGGTTCAGGTTCTGAATGAGGCGCCAGCGCAGGTCATCTTTGGTCTGCGGCCTTGCGATGCCCGGGGCTTTGTGCAGATGGACCAGGTGTTCGGCGGTTACGGCGGCTTCTACTTTGACCCCTTCTACAACGCTCGCCGGGCTGCTACCACGTTACTAGTTGTGGCGTGCGCGGAGCCTCGGTCGACCTGCTTCTGCACGGCGGTGGGTGGGTGTCCGGCTGGCCGCGAAGGGGCAGATGCGATCTTCATCCCGGTGGAGGGCGGATTCCTTGTCGACACCTTGACTGAGAAGGGCGAGGCGGCCACCAGCAAGTTCTCGGGACTGAGCGAAGCTAGCGATGCACAGAAGGTCCAGGCGGCAGAGGTTGAGGCCCAGGCCATCACCAAGGTGGCAGCGCCGTTTGCGCTCGAGGGTCTGCGCGACCGTCTCCACGACAATATCGACGATCCCCGCTGGCGCGAGCTTTGCATGCGCTGCATTTCTTGCGGCACCTGCACATATGTGTGTCCGAGCTGCTACTGCTTTTCGATCAACGACGAGCTTGTGGAGTCTTGTGGCGAGCGGTACCGGGTCTGGGACAACTGCTTCAACCCCATTTACACGGAGGAGACCTCCGGCCACAACCCGCGGGCGGAGAAGTTCAAGCGGTTCCGCAACCGCTTTAGCCACAAGTTCTGGTATTACCCCGACAAATACGACAGTCTGCTTTGCTCGGGCTGCGGGCGCTGCATCATGCACTGCCCCACCCGTATCGACATTCGCGAGGTGCTACGGGTGATGGGAGCGGCGCCGGAAGTGGCCGAGGCTGCTGCTGGCGCACCTGCTCAGGCTGAAGGAAAGGAGGCGTAG